The following proteins come from a genomic window of Lolium rigidum isolate FL_2022 chromosome 5, APGP_CSIRO_Lrig_0.1, whole genome shotgun sequence:
- the LOC124657892 gene encoding heavy metal-associated isoprenylated plant protein 23-like, producing the protein MGVGGTLDYLSELLSGGSRHRSYKKKRKQFQTVELKVRMDCEGCELKVRNALSSMKGVQSVEINRKQYKVTVQGFVEPHKVVKRVQATGKKAEIWPYIPYNLVAHPYAAQTYDKKAPPGYVRKVDAVMPVASYGTGAGAAQEERLTTMFSDDNPNACSIM; encoded by the exons ATGGGTGTGGGTGGCACTCTTGACTACTTGTCCGAGCTTCTCAGTGGCGGCAGCCGTCACCGGAGCTacaagaagaagaggaagcagTTCCAGACGGTAGAGCTCAAGGTCAGGATGGACTGCGAAGGCTGCGAGCTCAAAGTCAGGAACGCCCTCTCCAGCATGAAAG GTGTGCAGTCGGTGGAGATCAACCGGAAGCAGTACAAGGTGACGGTGCAGGGGTTCGTGGAGCCGCACAAGGTGGTGAAGCGGGTGCAGGCCACGGGGAAGAAGGCCGAGATCTGGCCATACATCCCTTACAACCTGGTGGCGCACCCCTACGCGGCGCAGACCTACGACAAGAAGGCGCCGCCGGGCTACGTGCGCAAGGTCGACGCTGTCATGCCGGTCGCCAGCTACGGCACCGGAGCCGGCGCGGCGCAGGAGGAGCGGCTCACAACAATGTTCAGCGATGACAACCCCAACGCCTGCTCTATCATGTGA